In Tolypothrix sp. NIES-4075, the following proteins share a genomic window:
- a CDS encoding anthranilate phosphoribosyltransferase family protein — MSNIFRELLKKVGSGNHTGENLTRAEAASATKMMLLGEATPAQIGAFLIAHRIKRPTGEELAGMLDAYEELGPLLQSINSARPVIVLGIPYDGRSRTAPISPVTALLLASAGQSVVMHGGDRLPTKYGIPLVEIWQKLGVDWTTLTLEKTQQIFEKTGIGFVYTPRHFPLTNSIWEYRDQLGKRPPFATMELIWCPYAGDAHVIAGFVHPPTEGMFQQALTLRKVSKFTLVKGLEGSCDLPRDRTAIIGLSAPEAPQQEGLTAIERLLLAPRDYNFTTKNVPLETTEQLVADMQSVLSGKPSELMQTALWNGGFYLWRSGICSDMQAGIIKAEELFSNGAVSAKLQELTQIVNSVSKAVYQAV, encoded by the coding sequence GGGTGAAGCGACACCAGCGCAAATCGGTGCATTTTTAATTGCCCACCGCATCAAACGTCCCACGGGGGAAGAGTTAGCGGGAATGTTGGACGCTTACGAAGAACTAGGACCACTACTGCAAAGTATTAACTCTGCGCGTCCGGTGATAGTTTTAGGCATACCTTATGATGGCAGAAGCCGCACCGCACCCATCAGCCCGGTGACGGCTTTGCTGTTAGCTTCTGCGGGGCAATCTGTGGTGATGCATGGTGGCGATCGCCTGCCTACAAAATACGGTATACCTTTGGTAGAAATTTGGCAGAAGTTAGGAGTTGATTGGACTACACTGACCTTAGAAAAAACTCAGCAAATATTTGAAAAAACGGGCATTGGCTTTGTTTATACGCCTCGACATTTTCCCTTAACTAATAGTATTTGGGAGTACCGCGACCAACTAGGCAAACGTCCACCTTTTGCGACAATGGAGTTAATTTGGTGTCCTTATGCTGGCGATGCTCATGTTATTGCTGGGTTTGTGCATCCACCCACAGAAGGAATGTTTCAACAAGCTTTGACGCTGCGGAAAGTAAGCAAATTTACATTAGTAAAGGGATTAGAAGGTAGTTGTGATTTACCACGCGATCGCACTGCAATCATCGGTTTATCTGCACCTGAAGCACCGCAACAAGAAGGATTAACAGCGATAGAAAGGTTGCTTCTCGCTCCGCGTGACTACAACTTTACTACCAAGAATGTACCCCTGGAAACCACTGAACAACTAGTAGCGGATATGCAAAGCGTGTTAAGTGGAAAACCTTCCGAACTGATGCAAACAGCTTTATGGAATGGCGGGTTTTATCTGTGGCGCAGTGGTATTTGTTCAGATATGCAAGCGGGTATAATTAAGGCAGAAGAATTATTTAGTAATGGCGCAGTATCCGCAAAACTTCAAGAACTTACCCAAATAGTAAATTCAGTTTCCAAAGCAGTATATCAGGCAGTTTAA